One genomic segment of Apostichopus japonicus isolate 1M-3 chromosome 23, ASM3797524v1, whole genome shotgun sequence includes these proteins:
- the LOC139964475 gene encoding uncharacterized protein isoform X2 — MPGCSAWGCSNRPENGSKLFRFPTNLDRRKTWEAKVNRLHWKANSNHKLCDAHFSEDQFEQNRVDGKRKLKSTAIPTILPHRRCKKVRKPPPRRDAPLPVKHQKLADHDYALPISDLLDSPDLDEETPNEQSSDEDQLPASDQQDAVVQAQTDPPSTSTAQPYEVRLKTVDNLRTRLRRVRKEKRELLKAKHRQRRKLCKIFSVDQLTSLGRSSTRGVRWGDATVKKALQEAFEVHTRNPGRDDRG, encoded by the exons ATGCCTGGCTGTTCAGCGTGGGGCTGTTCAAATCGTCCCGAAAATGGTTCAAAACTTTTCAGATTCCCAACAAACCTAGATAGGAGGAAAACATGGGAGGCAAAAGTAAACAGGCTTCACTGGAAGGCGAACTCCAATCACAAACTTTGTGAT GCTCACTTCTCAGAGGACCAGTTTGAGCAGAACCGGGTGGATGGGAAGCGGAAACTGAAGTCGACAGCAATTCCTACCATCTTGCCTCATCGACGATGCAAGAAAGTGCGGAAACCACCACCCAGAAGGGACGCTCCATTGCCAGTGAAACATCAGAAACTGGCAGACCATGATTATGCTCTCCCAATTTCTGATCTGCTGGACAGCCCTGATCTAG ATGAAGAGACACCCAATGAGCAGTCTAGTGATGAAGACCAGCTGCCAGCTAGTGATCAGCAGGATGCAGTGGTCCAAGCCCAAACAGATCCGCCTTCTACTAGCACCGCCCAACCTTATGAAGTGCGATTGAAG ACGGTGGACAACCTGAGAACAAGGCTGAGGAGAgtgaggaaggagaagagagagcTGCTGAAAGCTAAACACCGACAGAGGCGAAAACTGTGCAAAATTTTCTCTGTTGATCAGCTGACGTCTCTGGGGAGGAGCAGCACACGGGGTGTCAGATGGGGTGACGCCACTGTCAAGAAGGCCCTCCAGGAAGCCTTTGAGGTTCATACGAGGAACCCTGGCCGTGATGATCGTGGATGA
- the LOC139964475 gene encoding uncharacterized protein isoform X1 translates to MPGCSAWGCSNRPENGSKLFRFPTNLDRRKTWEAKVNRLHWKANSNHKLCDAHFSEDQFEQNRVDGKRKLKSTAIPTILPHRRCKKVRKPPPRRDAPLPVKHQKLADHDYALPISDLLDSPDLDEETPNEQSSDEDQLPASDQQDAVVQAQTDPPSTSTAQPYEVRLKKTVDNLRTRLRRVRKEKRELLKAKHRQRRKLCKIFSVDQLTSLGRSSTRGVRWGDATVKKALQEAFEVHTRNPGRDDRG, encoded by the exons ATGCCTGGCTGTTCAGCGTGGGGCTGTTCAAATCGTCCCGAAAATGGTTCAAAACTTTTCAGATTCCCAACAAACCTAGATAGGAGGAAAACATGGGAGGCAAAAGTAAACAGGCTTCACTGGAAGGCGAACTCCAATCACAAACTTTGTGAT GCTCACTTCTCAGAGGACCAGTTTGAGCAGAACCGGGTGGATGGGAAGCGGAAACTGAAGTCGACAGCAATTCCTACCATCTTGCCTCATCGACGATGCAAGAAAGTGCGGAAACCACCACCCAGAAGGGACGCTCCATTGCCAGTGAAACATCAGAAACTGGCAGACCATGATTATGCTCTCCCAATTTCTGATCTGCTGGACAGCCCTGATCTAG ATGAAGAGACACCCAATGAGCAGTCTAGTGATGAAGACCAGCTGCCAGCTAGTGATCAGCAGGATGCAGTGGTCCAAGCCCAAACAGATCCGCCTTCTACTAGCACCGCCCAACCTTATGAAGTGCGATTGAAG AAGACGGTGGACAACCTGAGAACAAGGCTGAGGAGAgtgaggaaggagaagagagagcTGCTGAAAGCTAAACACCGACAGAGGCGAAAACTGTGCAAAATTTTCTCTGTTGATCAGCTGACGTCTCTGGGGAGGAGCAGCACACGGGGTGTCAGATGGGGTGACGCCACTGTCAAGAAGGCCCTCCAGGAAGCCTTTGAGGTTCATACGAGGAACCCTGGCCGTGATGATCGTGGATGA
- the LOC139964476 gene encoding uncharacterized protein, translated as MKWTEAKDIILCKEVALQNPFQFRRGSLERGKVWSGVATELRKQSFKVDQRAVRDRYNSIKNKVQKNNSQDKRASGISPEETESQRELRVLLEDLANQEDDAELLPKTNASEEEQRRLDGQEVQKRACESFVETRKRHFADKENMPRKRNSGSDALQFLHQKMELEREMRKEELAMRRAEVKRDEAERDRRFELFQQQQQQTQQQFMQQQQQMQQHLAQQQQQMQNMLMMFMQSMKGNNKQ; from the exons ATGAAATGGACAGAGGCAAAAGATATAATTCTTTGCAAGGAAGTTGCCTTGCAAAACCCATTTCAGTTCCGAAGGGGCAGTCTAGAAAGAGGCAAGGTGTGGTCTGGAGTGGCCACCGAATTGAGAAAACAGTCCTTTAAGGTGGACCAAAGGGCTGTCAGAGACAG GTACAACAGCATCAAGAATAAGGTGCAGAAGAACAACTCTCAAGATAAGAGGGCTTCAGGCATTAGCCCTGAGGAAACGGAAAGCCAAAGGGAGTTGAGGGTGCTTCTGGAAGACTTGGCCAACCAAGAAGATGATGCAGAGCTTCTCCCCAAGACCAATGCTAGTGAAGAGGAGCAGAGGCGCCTCGATGGACAAGAGGTCCAGAAGAGGGCCTGTGAATCGTTTGTGGAGACAAGGAAGAG GCATTTTGCAGATAAAGAAAATAtgccaagaaaaagaaacagtGGGAGTGATGCTCTTCAGTTCTTGCATCAAAAGATGGAGTTGGAAAGAGAGATGAGGAAGGAAGAGCTCGCCATGAGAAGAGCAGAGGTGAAGAGGGACGAAGCTGAAAGAGATCGACGATTTGAACTCTTTcaacaacagcaacagcagACACAGCAACAATTTatgcagcaacaacaacaaatgcagCAACACCTCgcacaacaacagcagcagatGCAAAACATGCTAATGATGTTCATGCAATCGATGAAGggtaataataaacaataa
- the LOC139964468 gene encoding uncharacterized protein isoform X1 yields the protein MVYAQKFTADDIHLYFTADDRSARFETMANLHRVREAITLGYLTDLLDDDEFMLLYDNNKPSNPEFQYYDYDPFDLEDYNDDECNAYFRFKKDDLYRLKDALQIPERIKCTNGYRVQGLEAICILLSRFAYPCRYGDMVKTFARDVPQLCTISTHMINFVYSEHSYLVETLNRFWLSSEHLMRYASAIHAKGAALKNCWGFVDGTVRPICRPKEYQRLCYNGHKRVHALKYQSVTAANGLVANLFGPIEGRRHDCFLLRESGLLTELEHRSYDTLGNTLCIYGDPAYPLRAHLQGPFKGNLTNDQKLYNHSMSSVRVSVEWVFGDMINFFKSTDFKKNQKMGLSACGKMYIVSGILTNAHTCLYGNSTSKFFELEPPTLEQYFQR from the exons ATGGTGTATGCACAAAAGTTTACAGCAGACGACATACACTTATACTTTACAGCAGACGACCGTAGTGCAAGATTTGAAACGATGGCAAACCTTCATAGAGTTCGTGAAGCAATTACTCTTGGGTATTTAACAGATTTATTAGACGACGACGAATTCATGTTGCTATACGATAACAACAAACCGTCAAACCCTGAATTCCAATATTATGATTACGACCCCTTCGATTTGGAAGATTATAACGATGATGAATGCAACGCATACTTCAG GTTCAAGAAAGATGATCTCTATAGATTGAAAGATGCACTTCAAATCCCGGAGAGAATCAAATGTACAAATGGATACCGTGTCCAAGGATTGGAGGCCATATGCATTTTGCTATCACGATTTGCATATCCATGTAG GTATGGGGATATGGTGAAGACTTTTGCCAGAGATGTACCACAGCTCTGCACAATTTCCACACACATGATTAACTTTGTGTACAGCGAACATTCATATCTTGTGGAAACTTTGAACAGGTTCTGGCTCTCCTCAGAACATCTTATGAGATATGCATCAGCCATTCATGCCAAAGGAGCCGCACTGAAAAACTGTTGGGGGTTTGTAGATGGTACAGTCCGTCCAATTTGCAGACCGAAAGAGTACCAGAGGTTATGTTACAATGGTCACAAGAGGGTACATGCATTGAAGTACCAATCTGTTACAGCTGCCAATGGTCTAGTTGCCAATCTTTTTGGGCCTATAGAGGGAAGGCGACATGATTGTTTCCTCTTGCGAGAGTCTGGCCTCTTGACTGAATTGGAACATAGGTCATATGATACACTGGGGAATACTTTATGTATTTATGGTGACCCTGCATATCCATTGAGGGCCCACTTACAAGGCCCCTTCAAAGGTAACCTAACAAATGACCAAAAGCTGTACAACCATTCAATGAGTAGTGTGAGAGTTTCAGTCGAGTGGGTATTTGGGGACatgattaatttcttcaaatcaACAGATTTCAAAAAGAATCAAAAAATGGGACTTTCAGCCTGTGGTAAAATGTACATAGTTTCAGGCATACTTACCAATGCACATACTTGCTTATATGGTAACTCAACATCAAAATTTTTTGAATTGGAGCCACCCACATTAGAGCAATAttttcaaaggtaa
- the LOC139964477 gene encoding uncharacterized protein yields the protein MTLSGNAVGAEEAEHLLDQIKSQVEGMLSLKLEQRKDKEAEEEEAGEEMDLEGILKIESMTPAPTTPAPTPLSGRKSRFQEMKDICREIFQEDEEPNNEEWQEEVIDIDETAEMSEEEMEEGEEPKYANSTEELEATINAIFKRWNLSMPDDQGEFAKIDETIRSSISRAASARPKTAAVRQVTSHVLEPPTATEAAGKPSQEKLERPRAARWPRTPSTKCGPENEGPSSFNKF from the exons ATGACTTTGAGTGGGAATGCCGTAGGTGCAGAAGAGGCTGAACACCTGCTTGATCAGATAAAGTCACAAGTCGAGGGGATGCTCTCATTGAAACTGGAGCAAAGGAAGGACAAGGAAgctgaggaggaggaggctgGGGAGGAGATGGACTTGGAAGGCATCCTCAAGATTGAG AGCATGACACCTGCACCAACTACTCCCGCCCCGACCCCACTTTCTGGAAGAAAGAGTCGGTTCCAGGAGATGAAGGATATTTGTCGTGAAATCTTTCAAGAGGATGAGGAACCGAACAATGAAGAGTGGCAGGAGGAGGTAATCGACATCGACGAAACCGCTGAGATGTCCGAAGAGGAGATGGAGGAAGGAGAGGAGCCGAAATACGCCAACTCGACGGAGGAGTTGGAGGCAACCATCAATGCAATCTTCAAGAGATGGAACCTGTCGATGCCAGATGATCAGGGAGAGTTTGCCAAGATCGACGAGACTATCAGATCGTCCATCAGTAGAGCCGCATCTGCTCGTCCG AAAACGGCGGCAGTTAGACAAGTAACTTCACATGTCTTAGAGCCTCCCACAGCTACAGAAGCAGCCGGTAAACCTTCACAAGAAAAGCTTGAGCGACCAAGAGCAGCTCGGTGGCCACGCACACCTTCCACGAAGTGTGGTCCCGAAAATGAGGGTCCCTCTTCctttaataaattttaa
- the LOC139964468 gene encoding uncharacterized protein isoform X2 gives MVYAQKFTADDIHLYFTADDRSARFETMANLHRVREAITLGYLTDLLDDDEFMLLYDNNKPSNPEFQYYDYDPFDLEDYNDDECNAYFRFKKDDLYRLKDALQIPERIKCTNGYRVQGLEAICILLSRFAYPCMGIW, from the exons ATGGTGTATGCACAAAAGTTTACAGCAGACGACATACACTTATACTTTACAGCAGACGACCGTAGTGCAAGATTTGAAACGATGGCAAACCTTCATAGAGTTCGTGAAGCAATTACTCTTGGGTATTTAACAGATTTATTAGACGACGACGAATTCATGTTGCTATACGATAACAACAAACCGTCAAACCCTGAATTCCAATATTATGATTACGACCCCTTCGATTTGGAAGATTATAACGATGATGAATGCAACGCATACTTCAG GTTCAAGAAAGATGATCTCTATAGATTGAAAGATGCACTTCAAATCCCGGAGAGAATCAAATGTACAAATGGATACCGTGTCCAAGGATTGGAGGCCATATGCATTTTGCTATCACGATTTGCATATCCAT GTATGGGGATATGGTGA